The following proteins come from a genomic window of Pseudomonas putida:
- a CDS encoding amidohydrolase family protein, whose protein sequence is MNDREFINAIDADGLPLHIAVKNGRINHIGPQRASEPARETIDLEGLLALPGFVDGHIHLDKSFVGDRWRPHQSVASLRERLAVEKRELASAPPIVERADALISQAAAFGTLAMRCHVDVDATTGLANLRAILQAREKWKDLIDIELVAFPQAGVVTCPGTAEVMEAAVREGVQVVGGIDPTTLDGDAEAQLDIVFGIADRHGVKVDIHLHEPGDICIAQLERIAARTQALGMQGLVAVSHAYGLGEVDDSVVDRTAEVLAGAGVSIMTNAPGEHAFPPVLRLRAGGVRVFTGNDNIQDAWWPYGNGDMLQRAMLVGYRSGFNTDEELRVALHMATEASAGVMGKKDYGLKVGNEASFVLFKAPNAAAAVAAALHERVIVRHGAFWGGPAQLHLKASQFAAELRR, encoded by the coding sequence ATGAATGACCGTGAGTTCATCAATGCCATCGACGCTGATGGCCTGCCCCTGCACATCGCCGTAAAGAACGGGCGCATCAACCATATCGGCCCGCAGCGCGCCAGCGAGCCGGCCCGCGAGACAATCGACCTTGAAGGCCTGCTGGCATTGCCTGGGTTCGTCGATGGCCACATTCACCTGGACAAGAGTTTCGTCGGTGACCGTTGGCGCCCGCACCAGAGCGTGGCCTCCCTGCGTGAGCGGCTGGCAGTGGAAAAGCGCGAGCTCGCCAGCGCCCCGCCTATTGTCGAACGCGCCGACGCCCTGATCAGCCAGGCCGCCGCCTTCGGTACCCTGGCCATGCGCTGCCATGTGGATGTGGACGCCACTACCGGCCTTGCCAACCTGCGTGCCATCCTCCAAGCCCGCGAGAAGTGGAAAGACCTGATCGACATCGAACTGGTGGCCTTCCCCCAGGCCGGCGTGGTGACCTGCCCCGGCACTGCCGAAGTGATGGAGGCTGCCGTACGCGAAGGTGTGCAGGTGGTGGGCGGTATCGACCCGACCACCCTGGACGGTGACGCCGAAGCGCAGCTGGACATTGTTTTCGGCATCGCCGACCGGCACGGGGTGAAGGTTGATATTCACCTGCACGAGCCAGGCGACATCTGCATAGCCCAGCTCGAACGCATCGCCGCACGTACCCAGGCACTGGGCATGCAAGGTTTGGTAGCGGTCAGCCATGCCTATGGCCTGGGTGAAGTTGACGACAGCGTGGTGGACCGCACCGCCGAAGTGCTGGCCGGTGCAGGCGTGTCGATCATGACCAACGCCCCGGGCGAGCACGCTTTCCCGCCCGTGCTGCGCTTGCGCGCAGGCGGTGTGCGGGTGTTCACCGGCAACGACAACATCCAGGACGCGTGGTGGCCCTACGGCAATGGCGACATGCTGCAACGGGCCATGTTGGTCGGCTATCGTTCGGGCTTCAATACTGACGAGGAACTGCGGGTAGCGCTGCACATGGCGACCGAAGCCAGTGCCGGGGTGATGGGTAAAAAGGACTATGGTCTGAAGGTAGGCAACGAAGCTAGTTTTGTGCTGTTCAAAGCCCCGAATGCTGCCGCTGCGGTGGCGGCAGCGCTGCATGAAAGGGTGATCGTGCGCCACGGCGCGTTCTGGGGCGGGCCTGCGCAGCTGCACCTCAAGGCGTCGCAGTTTGCTGCAGAACTTCGCCGATAA
- the arfB gene encoding alternative ribosome rescue aminoacyl-tRNA hydrolase ArfB, with product MLIISNNVHLPDAEIELTYIRAQGAGGQNVNKVSSAVHLRFDIPASSLPEFYKERLLALRDSRITGEGVLIIKGQQYRTQEQNRADALARLAELIIAAGKTEKKRRPTKPTLGSKTRRLEGKARRSNVKAGRGKVDF from the coding sequence ATGCTGATCATCTCCAATAATGTGCATCTACCGGATGCCGAAATCGAACTGACTTACATCCGCGCGCAGGGCGCGGGTGGGCAGAACGTCAACAAGGTGTCCAGCGCCGTGCACCTGCGCTTCGACATCCCGGCCTCATCGTTGCCCGAGTTCTACAAAGAGCGGCTGCTGGCGTTGCGCGACAGTCGCATCACCGGCGAGGGTGTTTTGATCATCAAGGGCCAGCAGTACCGCACCCAGGAGCAGAACCGTGCTGACGCACTGGCGCGTCTTGCCGAGTTGATCATCGCTGCCGGCAAGACCGAGAAGAAACGCCGCCCCACCAAGCCGACCCTCGGTTCGAAGACCCGCCGCCTGGAAGGCAAAGCCAGGCGGAGCAATGTCAAGGCGGGTCGGGGCAAAGTGGACTTCTAG
- a CDS encoding PAS domain-containing methyl-accepting chemotaxis protein, translating into MFKFLRQSKASDVVSAIEQTQAVVEFDLEGTVLRANPIFLGMTGYSLNEVRGRPHRMFIQPDEADGRAYLSFWQDLRAGKSQTGTFKRLNKQGAALWIRATYTPVFRRNRVVRIIKFAMDITAEMIEQARVESQMSAIDRAHATIEFSPDGTILDANDKFLKLMGYSIAEILGKKHQIFVPIGQRESKAYGQFWQKLRAGKYETAEFERLAKGGRSVWIHATYNPILSPEGEVTRVVKFASDITEEVLRNREFKLLSLVANETDNSIVITDKNGLIQYVNRGFTKLTGYDSNEVRGKKPGPLLQGPATNPETVERIADAIRNRRPIYNEILNYKKSGEHYWISLAINPVFGDQGELAQFISIQANITQTKERSLESEKRFAAISVSNAVAEWEIDGRLILANDYLVRHLGHESAHGLLACQHNLARLLGEKRFSQLLAGQQLLCALDIPDKAGRPIRLDCALCPITDSVGHIKRVVTYGIDVQAKLEASQVTNREMKRVQESSVQITKIIDSINTITEKTNLLALNAAIEAARAGESGRGFAVVADEVRKLAQQSATSAKEITQLVQESAARIDRLNASLSQLLTTS; encoded by the coding sequence ATGTTCAAATTCCTTCGCCAAAGCAAAGCCTCGGACGTTGTTAGCGCAATCGAGCAGACACAAGCGGTCGTCGAGTTTGATCTCGAGGGTACGGTTCTGCGTGCCAATCCGATATTCCTCGGCATGACGGGATACTCCCTCAACGAGGTGCGCGGTCGCCCTCATCGCATGTTCATTCAACCCGATGAAGCTGATGGCCGTGCGTATCTCTCATTTTGGCAGGACCTTCGGGCGGGCAAGTCTCAAACGGGTACGTTCAAGAGACTCAACAAGCAAGGCGCCGCGCTCTGGATTCGCGCCACCTATACGCCTGTTTTTCGAAGGAACAGGGTGGTGCGTATCATCAAGTTCGCGATGGACATCACTGCGGAAATGATTGAACAGGCACGCGTCGAATCGCAGATGTCTGCCATCGACCGCGCTCATGCGACCATAGAGTTCAGCCCCGACGGCACCATCCTTGACGCCAACGACAAGTTCCTCAAGTTGATGGGCTATTCGATCGCTGAAATCCTCGGAAAGAAACATCAGATCTTTGTGCCGATAGGGCAGCGCGAGTCCAAGGCCTATGGGCAGTTTTGGCAAAAACTGCGCGCTGGAAAATATGAGACGGCTGAATTCGAACGTTTAGCCAAGGGCGGTCGTTCAGTTTGGATCCATGCCACCTATAACCCGATCCTGAGCCCGGAAGGCGAGGTCACCCGAGTGGTGAAATTCGCCAGCGACATCACTGAGGAGGTCTTGCGCAACAGGGAATTCAAGCTGCTTTCACTCGTGGCGAACGAAACCGACAACTCGATCGTCATCACCGACAAGAACGGCCTTATCCAGTACGTGAATCGCGGCTTCACGAAACTCACCGGATACGACTCGAATGAGGTCCGCGGCAAGAAACCGGGCCCTTTATTGCAGGGACCTGCTACCAACCCGGAAACGGTTGAACGAATCGCGGACGCCATACGCAATCGCCGGCCGATCTACAACGAGATCCTGAACTACAAGAAGTCGGGCGAGCATTACTGGATATCTCTCGCAATCAACCCAGTCTTCGGCGATCAGGGTGAATTGGCGCAATTCATTTCTATCCAAGCCAACATCACACAGACCAAAGAACGCTCATTGGAGTCCGAAAAGCGCTTCGCCGCCATCAGCGTCAGTAACGCAGTGGCGGAATGGGAGATCGATGGAAGACTTATTTTGGCAAACGATTACCTGGTCCGTCACCTAGGGCACGAGAGCGCCCACGGACTGCTTGCCTGCCAGCACAACCTGGCCAGGCTATTGGGCGAGAAAAGGTTTTCGCAGTTATTGGCGGGGCAGCAGCTTCTTTGTGCCCTCGACATACCCGACAAAGCGGGCAGGCCCATTCGGCTCGATTGCGCCCTTTGTCCCATCACTGACTCCGTTGGTCACATCAAGAGAGTCGTCACTTATGGGATCGATGTACAGGCCAAACTCGAGGCCTCGCAGGTTACCAATCGCGAAATGAAACGCGTGCAGGAATCGAGCGTTCAAATCACGAAAATCATTGACAGCATCAACACCATCACGGAAAAGACCAACCTGCTCGCCCTGAACGCCGCCATCGAAGCCGCGCGAGCTGGCGAGTCCGGTCGCGGCTTTGCCGTCGTAGCCGATGAAGTCCGCAAGCTTGCTCAGCAGTCAGCGACTTCCGCTAAGGAAATCACCCAGCTTGTCCAGGAAAGCGCCGCGCGGATCGATCGCCTCAACGCATCGCTGAGCCAGTTGCTGACAACTTCCTGA
- a CDS encoding sensor domain-containing diguanylate cyclase, whose translation MTEVCDFESAAREALAFLKQTIGFDQWFVTRLNEGECIVMESLENQSLQAGHMLDWCDTLFAKMVVGGAPRIAPDLREHPGYQDASFLRDIPTAAYMGFPLYKCDGDLYGTICGIAASPQKELAPEQVQLFELISRLLNALLQMEIRAENQTRRAERFAAQALQDSMTGLFNRAGWDQLMAKEEHRCRRHGKSCVVIVIDLDELKQINDREGHLAGDSLIRRTAEALSEAARSEDVVARLGGDEFGIIGVNCDLVHGQVLLERVLDRLAERGIAASVGMSSRPAKGGINGAFIEADLRMYEQKRLKSSKNIKV comes from the coding sequence ATGACCGAGGTCTGCGATTTCGAATCAGCCGCACGCGAAGCGTTGGCGTTCCTCAAGCAGACCATTGGCTTCGATCAATGGTTCGTCACCAGGCTCAATGAGGGCGAATGCATTGTCATGGAATCACTGGAAAACCAATCCTTGCAGGCGGGCCACATGCTGGATTGGTGCGACACGCTTTTTGCGAAAATGGTGGTCGGCGGCGCCCCTCGCATTGCCCCGGACCTCAGAGAACACCCCGGTTATCAGGACGCGTCATTCCTCCGAGATATTCCGACCGCAGCCTATATGGGATTTCCGCTCTATAAGTGCGACGGCGACCTGTATGGAACGATATGCGGTATAGCGGCAAGCCCGCAGAAAGAGCTGGCACCCGAGCAAGTGCAATTGTTCGAGCTGATAAGCCGGCTTCTAAATGCCCTGCTGCAGATGGAGATTCGAGCTGAGAACCAGACCCGTCGCGCGGAACGATTCGCCGCCCAGGCCTTGCAGGACTCGATGACTGGATTATTCAACAGGGCCGGATGGGATCAATTGATGGCGAAGGAGGAACATCGATGCCGACGCCATGGCAAGTCTTGCGTCGTCATCGTGATCGACCTCGACGAACTCAAGCAGATAAATGACAGGGAAGGACACCTTGCCGGAGACTCGCTCATTCGCCGAACGGCGGAAGCGCTCTCGGAAGCGGCTCGAAGCGAAGATGTTGTTGCCCGGCTGGGCGGCGATGAATTCGGAATAATCGGCGTGAATTGCGACTTGGTGCACGGCCAGGTGCTGCTGGAACGTGTGCTAGATCGTTTGGCCGAACGCGGCATCGCCGCTTCGGTTGGAATGTCGTCGCGCCCCGCGAAGGGTGGCATCAATGGAGCCTTCATCGAAGCGGATTTGAGGATGTACGAGCAGAAGCGCCTTAAATCATCGAAGAACATTAAGGTTTGA
- a CDS encoding EAL domain-containing protein: protein MNPNDISLVSNRPVGCRNCRDGRKLDFEFSMAFQPIVNVSSQSIFAYESLVRGTDGSGAQGILERVSEENRYAFDQACRVKAVELAAKLEVPCYLSINFLPNAVYQAATCIRATLDAARRFDFPTNRIIFEITENEQVVEKQHLKEIMLEYKRQGFKTAIDDFGAGYSGLGLLAEFQPDIIKLDMQLIRNIHNDKARTAITEGILSFCRALEISVIAEGVETRDEYARLRSLGVELFQGYLFARPHFEALPEVSWPPESDAMEQQA from the coding sequence ATGAACCCGAATGATATTTCCCTCGTATCGAACCGCCCCGTTGGCTGCCGAAACTGCAGGGACGGCCGGAAACTGGATTTTGAGTTCAGTATGGCTTTCCAACCCATAGTCAACGTAAGTAGCCAAAGCATATTCGCCTATGAGTCGCTTGTTCGCGGAACGGATGGAAGTGGTGCCCAGGGAATTCTGGAGAGAGTCTCCGAAGAAAACCGCTATGCCTTTGACCAGGCATGCCGGGTCAAAGCGGTCGAATTGGCTGCGAAACTCGAAGTGCCCTGTTACCTGAGCATCAACTTCCTGCCTAACGCAGTCTACCAGGCGGCAACCTGCATTCGCGCCACACTGGATGCGGCTCGGCGATTCGACTTCCCGACCAACCGCATCATCTTCGAGATAACCGAGAACGAGCAGGTCGTAGAAAAGCAGCACCTCAAGGAAATCATGCTCGAATACAAGCGGCAGGGCTTTAAAACAGCCATCGACGACTTCGGTGCGGGTTACTCAGGGCTCGGGCTGCTGGCGGAGTTCCAGCCCGACATCATAAAGCTCGATATGCAGCTCATCAGGAACATTCACAACGACAAAGCCAGGACGGCCATTACCGAAGGAATTCTCAGTTTCTGCAGGGCACTTGAGATATCGGTGATCGCCGAAGGCGTGGAAACGCGGGACGAATATGCAAGGCTGCGGAGCCTGGGAGTCGAGTTGTTCCAAGGCTACCTATTTGCGCGTCCTCATTTCGAGGCGCTGCCCGAGGTGAGCTGGCCGCCCGAGTCGGATGCTATGGAGCAGCAGGCATGA
- a CDS encoding zinc-dependent alcohol dehydrogenase family protein, whose amino-acid sequence MNQTMLAAIAESAQAPLVVRHIARPVPGEGQVLVRVHAAGVNPLDTKIATGAGAHARQALPAVLGLDLAGTVVELGEAVEGFTPGQEVFGMAGGIGGAQGTMAEYIAVDARLIAPKPHALGMREAAALPLVFITAWEGLVDRASVRSGQRVLIHGGAGGVGQVAVQLAKARGAEVYATGSADSLDFIRSLGATAIDYQAQNVEAYVEQYTAGEGFDIVYDTVGGSTLDASFKAVKPYTGHVLSCLGWGQHSLAPLSFKSATYSGVFTLTPLLTGKGREHHGSILREAAVLANAGQLAIRVDQQHFALDEVNDAFRQVAQGRGRGKTVIQLVSE is encoded by the coding sequence TCGTCAGGGTTCATGCCGCCGGGGTCAACCCGCTCGATACCAAGATCGCCACCGGTGCTGGCGCGCACGCCCGCCAAGCACTGCCAGCGGTGCTCGGCCTGGATCTGGCCGGCACGGTCGTCGAGCTGGGCGAAGCGGTGGAAGGCTTCACGCCCGGTCAGGAGGTATTCGGCATGGCCGGAGGGATCGGCGGGGCCCAAGGCACCATGGCCGAGTACATCGCCGTAGATGCCCGGCTGATAGCGCCAAAGCCGCACGCACTCGGCATGCGTGAGGCTGCCGCTCTGCCGTTGGTATTCATCACCGCCTGGGAAGGTTTGGTAGATCGCGCCAGTGTTCGTAGTGGTCAGCGGGTGCTGATTCATGGCGGCGCAGGTGGCGTCGGCCAAGTAGCGGTGCAGTTGGCCAAGGCTCGCGGTGCTGAAGTCTACGCCACCGGTTCCGCAGACAGTCTCGACTTCATTCGCTCGCTAGGGGCCACGGCGATTGATTATCAGGCGCAGAATGTAGAGGCGTATGTCGAACAATATACGGCGGGGGAAGGTTTCGACATCGTGTATGACACCGTCGGTGGTAGCACATTGGATGCGTCATTCAAGGCAGTAAAGCCTTATACCGGGCACGTACTAAGCTGCCTCGGTTGGGGCCAGCACAGTCTCGCGCCTTTATCCTTTAAAAGTGCCACCTACTCGGGCGTATTCACCCTGACACCGCTGCTAACCGGCAAGGGGCGTGAACACCACGGCAGTATCCTGCGCGAGGCAGCTGTTCTGGCCAATGCCGGGCAACTGGCGATCCGGGTGGACCAGCAACACTTTGCACTGGATGAGGTCAACGATGCATTCCGACAGGTCGCGCAAGGCCGCGGCAGGGGCAAGACGGTTATCCAGTTGGTAAGTGAATAG